CCACCGACTCCAGCACTCTGCTCGTCCAGGCCTCACAACTCGACCCCACCCTGCTGCCGAGCGGATACGGCCTCGCCGACGTCAAGAGCCTGGCTCCGATGTTCAACGCGCTCCGCGAGGGGCTCGCCGTCCGCTACCGCATCGTCCTCAACCCCTCCAAGCGCGAACGCCTGTCACTGGCGGAGAAGGGCAAGCGCGGCCGCGTAGTGCCTCTCTCGGGGCCGGACGCCGACGCATGGTGGCTGCGCCGCGCTGCTGAGGCCGGCCTGCAACTCCACGTCCTCACTCCGACCAACCTGGACGCCGTCCGCCCCCGTGGCAAGGACGCCCCACCCATGCGACACAGCCTGCTGCGCTACGACGGAACCGCGACCGTCACCGATCCGGCGGCGCTCACCGACGCAGTCCTGACAGGCATCGGCCGCGGCAAGCCGTACGGAGCCGGCTTGCTCAGCCTCGCCCCGGCGACCACCGCATGAGCGCACCCAAACG
The Streptomyces tirandamycinicus DNA segment above includes these coding regions:
- the cas6e gene encoding type I-E CRISPR-associated protein Cas6/Cse3/CasE; its protein translation is MTDDAVIARIRLNPHSRPVQRDLRDATQMHRTVMRMVPDSLGDSPRHKAGLLYRLDETTDSSTLLVQASQLDPTLLPSGYGLADVKSLAPMFNALREGLAVRYRIVLNPSKRERLSLAEKGKRGRVVPLSGPDADAWWLRRAAEAGLQLHVLTPTNLDAVRPRGKDAPPMRHSLLRYDGTATVTDPAALTDAVLTGIGRGKPYGAGLLSLAPATTA